A part of Liolophura sinensis isolate JHLJ2023 chromosome 1, CUHK_Ljap_v2, whole genome shotgun sequence genomic DNA contains:
- the LOC135479708 gene encoding TLC domain-containing protein 5-like, which produces MIHLERFISVLSTMDNTVPSVLAAMLTWATMYILLCVIYSTRSYEWHVRLVTMVHATLVTGLSWICSYNYGPWPFTDAGGVNTAFQETIVTISLGYFLFDLSWCLYFKTEGPAMMFHHVLSVTGLSVTLYTGLYGCEIVAVIFGTEITNPLLQLRWFLKDSGRYNTRLGELVDIFFMTLFGTMRLGIGSYLLYTYMTNPRTDYIGRTGGWLIYSVGWIFWVSIVQFAIKKYSKKWQELKTRKTASSQKDLTDPSCDGCRDSASAACVQRVNKVIQDITKSTVDSDTVEAIKSLSSANQDSIKRSVNT; this is translated from the exons ATGATACATCTTGAAAGATTTATCTCAG TTCTATCCACCATGGACAATACTGTACCATCTGTTTTGGCAGCAATGCTGACATGGGCCACCATGTACATTCTCCTGTGTGTCATCTACTCAACTCGAAGCTATGAGTGGCATGTCCGTCTGGTCACCATGGTCCATGCCACCCTGGTCACTGGTCTCAGCTGGATCTGTTCTTATAATTATGGCCCATGGCCTTTCACTGATGCTG gAGGAGTGAATACTGCTTTCCAGGAAACCATTGTTACAATCTCATTGGGATACTTCCTCTTTGATCTCTCGTGGTGTCTCTATTTTAAGACAGAAG GTCCTGCTATGATGTTCCACCATGTGCTAAGTGTGACAGGACTGTCTGTGACTCTGTACACAGGCTTGTACGGCTGTGAGATTGTTGCTGTCATATTTGGCACAGAGATTACCAACCCACTGCTGCAGCTACGCTGGTTTCTCAAGGATTCAGGCAGGTACAACACCAGGTTAGGGGAGCTGGTAGACATCTTCTTCATGACACTGTTTGGTACCATGCGGCTAGGTATTGGCTCTTACCTGTTGTACACCTACATGACGAATCCACGGACAGACTATATCGGAAGGACAGGTGGCTGGCTCATATACTCTGTTGGCTGGATTTTCTGGGTCAGCATCGTTCAGTTTGCCATCAAGAAGTACAGCAAGAAATGGCAGGAATTGAAAACTAGAAAAACAGCTTCCAGTCAGAAGGACTTAACCGACCCGTCATGTGATGGCTGCAGGGACTCTGCCAGTGCAGCCTGCGTGCAGCGGGTAAACAAAGTCATTCAGGATATCACCAAAAGTACTGTAGACAGCGACACAGTGGAAGCTATCAAGAGTCTGTCCAGCGCCAACCAAGACAGCATAAAGAGGTCCGTGAACACATAG